The Waddliaceae bacterium region TTATCGATGATGCTGGCGAGCGTGCTGGCATTGACATTGAGATTGCGAAGCGTCTTGCCAGAAAGCTTAGCGTTGAGCTTGAGATCGTCGTCCCCAATTCTTTTGGGGAATTAATTCCCATGCTCCAGGATTGTGATATCGATATTATCATGGCAGCGATGAGCCAGGTATTCTATAGGACCAAGTTCATAGGTTTTTGCGATCCGTATTTTTATACAGGGATTTCAATAATGCTCAACAATGAAAAAGCAGCACAGCTCGGTCTTGACGGTGTTGCTTCATACGATGAAATCATGAAGCGTCTTGCTGAGAGCGGCTATGATGACAACATCACCATCGCCGTGACGAGAGGAAAATCCTCCGACAAGGCCATGAAACATTTTTTCCCTAAGGCACAAATCCAACGATATGATAGCAACGAAGAATCTGCTGCTGCAGTGTCTACTGGCAGGGCACATATCATGGTTCACGACGAATCTTTTCTTAAGCTATGGATTTTAAACAGCGAAGGCAAGTCTGGCGGCAATCTTTCTATAGTTCCCGGATATCTTAAGAACGATCAATATAGCTTTGCTGTAAGGAAAGGCAATCAAGAATTCATTAACATGCTAAATGTTTTCAATCAAGAGATTCATAACGAGTTCGCTTTTCAAGAGATTTTAGAGGCGTTTTTTTCGTAGAACATTATTTCTCTATACATTATAATGATACGCCAAGAGGTTTTATCGCCTTTTGGCGTTTTTTTGTTTTTTTATACCTCGTTAGGATGAGCTCAATATGTTTTCAAAAGCAAAAATCTTTATTTTATCGTTCATGTTTTTGGGTTCTTTTGCCTATGGAACCTTAGGTTATGGTTGGTATGACACCGGTCATATGCTTATAGCGCAGATCGCCAAAGAGTGCTGTTCTGACGATGTGGTAAAACGCGTAGAACAGCAGCTCGGCTATTTCCATGATGATTTCCCAGAATCCAGCACTTTCGTCACCTCTGCGTGTTTCGCCGATGATATTGTCCCCTTGGGGCGTTCATGGCATTTCATCACCTTGCCTTACGACCCCGATGATATCTTATCGCAGGAAGACGTATCACGCCTTATGGAGGTCTTCAAGAGCAGCAATGTTGTTACCGGCATCGACAGTGCAAGAGAAGCTCTTACCGACCCAAATGCAAGCGAATGGAATAAGAGCATCATGCTCAGATTTCTTATTCATTGCGTTGGCGACGTACATCAGCCTTTGCACTGTTGCACTCGCTATAGCGAGCAGTTTCCTTATGGCGACAAAGGCGGTAACCACTTCAAAATAAAGCGCTCTTGGGCGGAAAATTTACATGCCCTGTGGGATTCGGCGTGTAGCGCTGCCCAAAAAGAGCTATATCATCGTCCTCTTAACGAAGAAGATGCCGAGCAGATAGAAAACATAGCGCAACAGATTATGACCACCTATCCCCTCGATGGCTTCTCT contains the following coding sequences:
- a CDS encoding S1/P1 nuclease, with the translated sequence MFSKAKIFILSFMFLGSFAYGTLGYGWYDTGHMLIAQIAKECCSDDVVKRVEQQLGYFHDDFPESSTFVTSACFADDIVPLGRSWHFITLPYDPDDILSQEDVSRLMEVFKSSNVVTGIDSAREALTDPNASEWNKSIMLRFLIHCVGDVHQPLHCCTRYSEQFPYGDKGGNHFKIKRSWAENLHALWDSACSAAQKELYHRPLNEEDAEQIENIAQQIMTTYPLDGFSSYDDTDPAIWSEEAYRIATEVAHQDIAYDGEPSAEYLRRGEEASLRQIALAGYRLAKMLEKIYSEEK
- a CDS encoding transporter substrate-binding domain-containing protein, whose protein sequence is MNNFISRIFMIFTILSTIIMPMSLHCKDIVTGDSETLSRINSTGVIKVGVNPLFSPFSFIDDAGERAGIDIEIAKRLARKLSVELEIVVPNSFGELIPMLQDCDIDIIMAAMSQVFYRTKFIGFCDPYFYTGISIMLNNEKAAQLGLDGVASYDEIMKRLAESGYDDNITIAVTRGKSSDKAMKHFFPKAQIQRYDSNEESAAAVSTGRAHIMVHDESFLKLWILNSEGKSGGNLSIVPGYLKNDQYSFAVRKGNQEFINMLNVFNQEIHNEFAFQEILEAFFS